The Aspergillus fumigatus Af293 chromosome 5, whole genome shotgun sequence nucleotide sequence gccttggccttgagcaGGACGGTCGGACCGTGGCAGACAGCCGCAATGGGCTTCCgggcggcggagaaggctTCGATCAGAGCGATAGAGGTCTCGTCGTTGACGAGGTCGAACATTGCTACTTTTCGTTAGCCACCTGCAACTGTTGTCAAGTGGAATCAGGGAACGTACGGCCATGTCCACCAACGTAGAAAATTGCGTCGAACTCAGACACCTTGGGTAGCACATCGGACAGCTTGACTGTGTTTGTCCACAGTGATTTTTGCTCGTTGAGGAACTTGGAGGCCACGGGGTCGTTCTCGAACATCTTGACGGAGGCGGGATCAAGCGGTGCCTCGCCTCCCTTGGGGGAGGCAATGACCAGCTCGGCCTTCTCGTGGAGGACTTCCCATGGGTGGGCCAATTCGGGCTGTGTGTGTCAGTCAGTCTGCGCCGGTTGGTTCGTGAGGGTGTAGATCTACATACCAGGTACCAGCCGGTGGGATGACCGTTAGAAGGGATTTTGTCCTGAGAGGTCAGGACGATGAGAATCTTGGGAGCCATTTTGCGTATTATTTTGATGGTAGTGACACTGTCTAACAGAAAGTGCAGATAGAGGGGTACTGTGGATTATATATTGTACATGATGATCATTGTGACATCACTGGTGATCAGCGACGGCGGGGCTCGTGGGTTAGAAACTTAGAATGCTCTGGATGGACAACAATCATAAGACTGCTAATAATAATGGACAGGAGACGGGTAGATCATCTGAATTGAGGACGCCATTCGTTCACGCTACTGTAGCTTAAGTATGGATGCTCCTCCACTATGTGGGCTCGGTCGACAAACATTGCCCCGACACCGACAAAAGTCTCCGTGATCTGAGGCATGTGGAGATGGTCTCAATCGGATATACGGGTCGGATTGTGTCTCCATGATGTTATGAGGATAATAGACCTCGAGTCTGTCCAAAAGTCTGTCCACTATAGCCTCGGCTATTCGATGCTCGAATACAGAATTGCCTGATGCGCAAGGCATCGCCTGTATGTTACTGCAAGAGTCATCCACTAACAAACATATACTGAATATGATAGTATCTAGAGATTAACAATCCTCTTGTCCATTCGATCGAGATAGTACACAAGGGATGACAAGCGTGGAAGTTACATATCCATGGGGTGCTCATTCTGCCAAGTATCCAGTCCTCGATGCCTGGAGCCACTGACTTATACTTACCCAGGACCATGATCTAACATTGATACCTGATTGCATGCTCTGGCCAGGCTATGCATCCATAGTTTACAGCTCCCATCATGGAATATATGTGCTATCCACTGTACAGTGTCTATTCAAAGAGTATTGAGAGCATCCATATCAATCCAATGCGTATGAGTAGTTGCAGGATATATGAACTACACAGCTCGATCGTCCCTAAACTCGAGTGACGGTATCACAAATGCGCCAGAACGGCATCCGCACCGGAAACCTACCCGGATCAGCACCCACGTCCAACAACAGAGACAGACTCATACCTTGACAACCCCCTTCTCCGTCTCAATCTGCGCATAGGTCACCTTCCCATGGTCAATGATAATCGCATACCGGCCCGTCCGCCCCGCAGTCGCCCACCCAATGCTATCCGAGAACCTTGCCTGGGGATCAGAAAGAAACAGCTACAACGTCCGTCAGCAGCCGTCTCCCCTCAAGTAGTTGCACCACGTACGATATCGTCCCCAGTGACCTGATTCGCCTTGCCCCATGCACTCATCACATACGGATCATTCGACGCGAGGACAGCAACAATCTGCACGCCTTTTTCCTTGAGCTGGGGGAGGCTCTTGATGTAGCCCGGGAGATGGTTCGCCGAGCAGGTGGGTGTGAATGCGCCTGTGCTGTTAGATTCATAGTTCGGAAGTGCTGGTGAAGTGAACAAACCAGGAacggagaagaggacgacTTTCTTATCGGCCCATTCCTTGGAGGCGTTGTAGTTGATTGGGATGCCGCAGGCGTTGATATCGCTGCTTTCTTCGGCGTAGAGGATGTACCTGTCCGAGTTAGCGAGGTCAATGAGAGAGGGGAACGGACGGACTGGAAGACGACGTTGTCGGGAAACTTATCGCCTGGTTTGAGGGCCATTTTGAGATCTTGCGAGTATGTCTTCGATGAGAGAGAGATTGGTGAGAGGATGAATCGGTCAGTAATGCTGATTGCTAGGGGGTTGCGGGGAGCTTTAAGGCGTGTCATAGCGGGGCTAACTAATGCACTACATAACTGGCTGACTGCATAACTGGCTGAGTCATTTGTGCATCGGAGGGCTCCGATGCTGGTATTACAAGTAATTAGGGGCTTCGGCTTGAAATAGGAGAAATGTATATATCTGTCTGTCTATGTATCTACTAAATGGCCCTGCCAAACTGCACCGGGACAGTCACCGGCACGCCCAACTTTCTCGCCGTGGAAAACACCCATTCTGGCTCGCGCAGGAACTGACGGGCTATCAGAATGGCATCCGCCTTGGGTTCAGGTCCCGACAGCATTGCCTCGGCTGCAGTCGCCTCGTCCGCTCCCTGAACTAGTCCCCTCGCCTGTTCCGAATCGGTGATCAGACCTACAGCACCCACAAGAGTCGACGCGCCAGCCGCTCGGATGGCCTGGCGAATCTGCCCGGCCAGGTCCGTCTGGTAGGCCGTGTGCAGGTTGATCTTCTGGTCCTTGTGGTTCGCGGCGGAGCTGACATCCACCAGGTCAATGCCCCATTCGGGCAGcttcttgaccagctccagcgAGCTCTGCATATCCCAGCTGCCCGACTCCGCGGCCACCGGCTGACCCTCCAACCACTCCGTGGCGCTGATACGCAGAAACAGGGGCATCCCCTCGGGAATCACCGCACGAATAGCCGCCGCAACCTCGCGCACGATCCGGGTCCGGTTCTCAAAGCTCCCGCCGTACGCATCCGTCCGCTTATTCGTGACCGGGCTCAGGAACTCGTTGATGAGATAGCCATGCGCCCCATGGATCTCGATAACATCCACCCCAGCCTGCACCGCTAGCCGCGCGCTCTTCGCAAACGCCGCCACCACCTGACGGACCTCGGCCGTGCTCAGCGCCCGCGGCACCCAATACGCATCCTCCTCGGGACTAAAGATATGCTCCTCCCCGCCCGACGGACCCACCACATCCGCGGGCCACCCGCCAACGCTCTCATCCGCCTTCAGACTCGACTTGCCCGCCTGCGCCGCCAGCCACGGCGCAACGGCACTCGCTTTCCGGCCCGCATGCGCAAGCTGGATCCCGACCTTGGCGCCCTGTGCGTGCATGAACTCGACGACCCGCTTCAGCCCCAGGAATTGTTCCGAGGTGGTGCCGTCCTGCCAGAGGCCCGAGTCGTTGGGGGAGATGCGCCCGTTGGGCTGCACGGCGGTGGCttcgatgaagacgaggccTGCGCCTTTGAGGGCGAGGTGGCCCAGATGCGCCAGGTGGTAGTTTGTTAGGGCGCCGACGTGGGGAGACGACGGGTCCGACTCGCAGGAGTACATGCACATGGGCGACACCATGATGCGGTTCTTGAGCGTCACATTGCGGATTTGTAAGGGCCGGAAGAGCGTAGGGGTCGTGGGGTCGTCGGGGTGCAGGGCGGCGCCTCCATTGTTGGCGGGAGTGTAGTagggggtggaggaggacttgGTGACGGCGGGGGACCGGAAGGCGTTGGAACCCATGTTGTTTTCAGGTAGTCCGGTTGCACAGATGCGGACGTGAATCGTGAAgtgagagaggagaagacaTGATGGCGTTGTATAgtataagtatatatactcgGCTGACTGTGTCTTCCAAGGTATCGGATAGAAAACGGCTGGACGGATATCAGAACGGCAAATCGCAGCCGGGGGGACAAAGTGCTGACAAATGCAGCCAATATGGCCCACTTAAACATACCGCAATTGGTAGGTGATATATTTCTAACCGCTATTGGCTGATATCCATGCCGAAAAGGGGAAATGGTGTTGATGATCTCATTTCGAATGTTCAGATCAACCACAAGTTAGCCTTGGAGGTTGACTCCCCACCAGTCCAGTGGGCTGTCAGCATGTTCTCCAGACGTTTCATGGTGCCATTATTCGTCGCCTGCCAGAACCCTTGGATTTGTGACAGCAATATCTGCCGGTGTGACTGCTTCTCCGCACAGGTCCCGAGCACCAGAAATGGCCAACTATAGTACTCGGCGAAGTAATCTAGTGCTGGCTGCAGTTGGGTCACAAGGACCATGGCTTGTGAGACAAGCTCACTGACGACGAGATCGTCGGTTCGATTGTCGAGATTCAGGAGCCGATTGAGAAGGATTCGCGAACACAAGACATACAGTCTCGGTCCTGTAAGAAGCTCAGGTGTTGCTGTGACGGCCATTAGAGTATCCCACCGTCTCAGGTCCTGCTCCAACTCTTTGCACTGGCGGAGATCAACGCTGTCCGGGTACCGTTCGTACATACGTGCGATGGTGTAGACGTACTGGAACAGTTTCGGAGGGACCCCAAGGACGGGCGAGGTCGCATCCACGGAAATTTGCGGTCGACAAACAACCTCCAGGATGCTTTTCGCAAGAGCAAAGGCAGAGTCGATCGTAGTGGACCGGGTAGATGTAAGCTGGAAGGGTATACTCGTCGCGACGTGAAACACGAAGGATTCGAGAAATACGCGGGCCCAGGCACCTGTCTCAATAATGCTTGCATCCGGCGTTTTTCTCTGGAAGTACAGCTGAATCAGCTGGGCCGCCCCAGCCAGATGGACATCGACGCCTTGCGAGTGATGCGGTTTGGATCGCTGTCATTGTTAGTTTGACCAGGAACCGTGCTTCTTCTGCTCACCTCATAAATGCATAACATCAGCACCGTCCACAGGACAACCGTCCATTGACTGGAGTCGGCGGTTGGTACCAGGCTCTGCCGCAGGCCAGCAACTGCCTCGATGTAGTGCAACTCTGCCATGCGCCGGTACTGCGGATTGTTGACAGGGATCTCTGCGGCAGCACAGGCGAGAAGCGCATGCATGCAGAACGGAGATTGAAATGCCCATCGAAGGCTTTCCCTGGTTACCAGCTCATTCACAGCCCCTGTGGTTACAGGATGAATGAGCTGTGGCAGGAAAATGGTTTGCAAGAAGTGAAATAGCTGGCTGTTGGCAGGAGCAAGGACGGAGGAGTAGCTCGCTGGTCCATTTGAGAGGGTGATCATAGATGGTGTCTGAGTACGAACAACTTGACATTCTGTCTCCGAGGCAGACTCTGCCGATACGCTGCTACCACCAGAGTGAGCCAGTAGTCCAGCTCTCCTGCCTGGCCAGACGCATTCTATCTTGCGTTGGACGCAGTTTTGGCACGGCGAGCCACTCTCATCACACTTCTTCTTTCGCGATCGGCCTAGATGATTAGCGAGTCTCGAAAAGGTTTGACGGGCAGCTTACAGGTCAGACATCCAGTCTTGGTCCGTAGATGAGCTGGCCGCCGTCGAGGTCGACGGTAGGACGTTTGCGTCCTGGTGGTGCAATCCTCCATCGCAGGCATATCTATCACTCACCGCACCTCTTCTGTGGATATTCGAAACCAACGGAAATAGTCTCCCCTCCAAACAAACGTTAAGACGTTAGGGGGAAACTAACTGGTTAATCGTCCGGTTCCATCGCCACGCGCCACTCACGCGAGCCTGGTGGAGATCGGCAATTGCCGGCGTACCAACTCGATCATTCTATTCTATAGAGAAGCAACTACCAGTAATTGAACCATTGTGCTTTAGGATTTCATTTTGCTGAACAGGTCATGGCGACTTATCCAACATTCGGTGACCCTCTATAGCTACGGCACTCCGAGGGCTCAACTATCGATCATACATGCTTGATTGTAGCGTACCACAACACAGGAGACTCAATCGTTCTACCGAACTATAACCTCGGCGTCTCCATCAACTCCCTCGCCTCGACTGCATTCCTCGAGCTCACATCCTTCACCATATCCGAAGGCGGCACCCACAGCGCCGGATTCTTCTGGAAGAAATTTGACGCCCGCAGCATGACACTCACCGGCTCCGCCGGCATGATCGGAAAGTCCTCCGTGCGAGGGAAATGCGTCAGTCCAAACTGGATATAACACACGATATCCGTATTCTCGATGCTCTCGTTCCTCGCCGCCCAGTCGACGATGGTCGGGTTGTGCGGGTGGTTTTCTTCCCCCGTTGACTGGCACACGTACTGTCCCGCAGGGAAGATCTCGTGGTCGCGGTAGGGCAGGACCCAGAGCGCATGGCGCGCGAACCCTGCGCGCTTGTAGACTGTGCTGCCAGGTTTTGCAAGCAGCCGGGGGCagttgttgttgaggatCTTGTAGGCGATGGGTTTGCGGGTGGACGGGTTCAGCCGGGAggggttgatgatgtcccATCCGCGGGAGGTTTCGTGGCAGTAGTCCGATGCGCCTTGGAGGGCGGTGCGCAAGGGGGTCTTCTTTGCGTAGAAGCCGTTGCCGTAGGGGTTGGCGGGGGAGCCGACGGGGTCGGCCATGGGGACCGCGTCGCTCTGCACGACAGTATTGCCGGGGCCGTCGATTTCCGGGTCGACgcgcaaggagaagatgtgCTGGTGGTTCTGGGCGTCGAGGCCGCGGGCGATCTCGGTGCCGAAGGGGGCGGCTTGTTCGGAGGGGTGCAGGCAGTACGTGTTGAGCATGCCAGTGAGCTTGACCTCGAGCTTGTACGTCCCGTCGAGCGTGAAGGTGTGGTAGAAGGCGTACTCGTAGTTTGCCGCGGTAATGATCTGGGAGATGATGAGTTTCCGGTCTCGAGCTGAGATGACGTTGCCGTCTCGGAAGTCAGTATGCTTGTACAGCAGTCCGTTGTCTTCTTCGTGGATGCAGATGGCATTCTCGATGACGGTGGCTTCGCCGGTGGATGTGGCCAGAACGGCATCTAGGTACTGGATGGCCCCCTTGCAGTCGCAGCCAAGCTTGAGCGAGTTGGTCATGGACCCCGAACCGTATTCCCCCACGTCAAAGGCGTGCTTCTTGTGATGAGGGGGCTTAGGACAGCCATACGGCaccaccatctccaccacGCTGACCCGGTGGAAGAGCTTCCGCTCGCGGTTCTCGTACGGGTCATCGATCCGGACGTTGGATAGCACGATGCCTTCGCGGTAGTTGAACCCAATATGCATTTTCAGTCCGGCCCATTCAATCTCATTGCCGTTCATCTTGAACGAAACACCCTCCGGCTGCGTGATTTCAATCGCCTTGAGGCGCTCTGGACGGTACTGATCTTTGATAAACTGAGGAAGGTAGTTGTGCTCGTCCAGAGGCACTGGAGTACGTTCCCCATTCACACGTCTGACGTCCACGCTGAGGATCTCCTGCGTCTCTGTATCGGCGACCACTGTAAAATCAAGCGGATGCGCATACTGATTGTCATGTTGGGAGCTGCGGTAATACGGCAGTGCTTGCTGCAGCCGGCGCTCAAAGCCCCAGCGCTCGTCGATCCCGATCGCCCAGGCATCATAATAGACCCGAGACATGTCAGTGATGCCGATCTCCCGGCATGCTTCAATGATCCTGGAATCCTTGCTGGCGATGTgctcgatgatgttgaggtcGTCCAGGGTCAGCGTCGGCATTACATTTTTGACATTCTTCCATGATTCAACCTTCTTTGCGGTCAGGTTGACAATCGCCTCGGAGACCTCGGGTGTGCCCGTTTTAAGGATGATGGAAAAAGCACGACGGGCAGGACGGGGTCCTGTTCCACTGAGGAAAGCGTTCAGCTCAGCTTTGAGGGGCTCGTGAAGGGTAATGCAGTTAAACTTGAGTGCCGTTGGGTGCGCACGCTGGCGAAGGAGCGTAGCAGCGGTGGTAATCTCATCAGCGGACAGGGGGTCTGCCATATTAGTATGACATACTCCTTCTgaaagcctgaggcataCCTAGCGGGTGGGTAGAAGATGCAGGAAACCGGCGCTTTCCAGAGCAGCATGTGTCAGTCATGATTACAGAGATTGCTGTCGACTATGAGTCGCATTGACAGACATGTGAGGGCGTATAGCCTCTTTATATCTTTGCCGAGTGCACTGCTCGGGTGGACATGCTGATCTAGGTATGGACGCAACCGGCTGTCAGATACTTGCCTGCTGCAAATCGGCACGTAACGAGTCCATCTCCGCGCCAACAGAGTGTATTCTTGCTGGACAGGGCCTCTGGGAATATCAAAGAAGCCGTATGATGCGATGCTTATAGAAACAACCTGACCAATGGCGTCACTTTGCGCGGCCAGGATGGGTCTCCCCCGCCTGCAATTGTATTCCTTATCAACCAATCACCATTGCCAAAATATATCCCGGCATCTCGCAGTTGAACAACGCTCGAAAGGGCAAGTGGAAGAGAACTGGCTTATCTTTGACATAAGACACAAAGGAAACtgcttatattatatatgGCAACAGTAGATTGATTCGCTGGATTACCACAGCTGAGTTGAACCACCATGAAGACCATCTTCACCAACGGCCGCATATTCGCGCCCTCGTCAAACGATCTAAACGCAGACAATGCATTTGCGGAATCAATGGTCATTGAAGACGACCACATTGTCAATGTGGGTGTACAGGACAAGGCTCCCTCTGGAGACTATACAATCGACTTGAATCGCCGAATTGTCGTGCCCGGCTTCATCGACGGCCACGTGCACATCCTCAACTTTGGTCTGTCCTTGGGCAAGCTCGACTTGATGGACTGTACATGTCTAGAGGACATTCAGGCGGCCATTAGATCATTTGCAGCAAGTCATCCTACTGCGCCTCGTCTTCTCTGCCGAGCATGGATTCAATCAACAACCAGTGGCGTTGCTCTGGCAAGTATGCTTGACGACTTGGACCCTCGACCGATTCATATCGAATCCCTCGATTTACACTCAGTCTGGTGCAATTCGGCAGCCTTAGAAGAAATGGGTATCTCCTCTACCCGCGATCCACCTGGCGGAACGATCCACCGGGATGAGACCGGAAGACCATCGGGCCTCCTGAGCGAAAGTGCCGTGATCGACATCGTCTGGCCATTTCTCGCAAGCATCACCACGCAAGAGGAAAAGCTAGAGGCCCTGGGCCGAGCTTTCACTGCATACACACAAGCAGGGTACACCGGCCTCGTCGACATGGCCATGGACGAAACCACGTGGGACGTCCTCCAGCTCTACCGACAACGTCACGATCCCCCCCTGCACATCGCAGCATACTGGCTCGTCCCCTTTTCCCAGAACGAAGAAACCAATTTTAGCCATGTTGACCGCGCGATCCAGCTACACGCCGAGTTCCACCCCACCAAATCACCCAACTTCTGCATCATGGGCATAAAGCTCATCTGCGACGGTGTCGTCGACGGCTGCACAGCGGCGCTCAGCCAGCCATACGGCAGCCTTACCGACCCGGTCGAGCCCATCTGGCCCGCGGAGATGCTGAAAGCCGTCGTCCAGCGCGCAGACCAAGCCGGCCTGCAATGCGCCATCCACGCCATCGGTGACAAAGCCGTGACGCAAGCCATCGATGTCCTCGCGGAGGTGGGCACCCCCGGCCGCCGTCACCGCATCGAGCATCTGGAGCTGGCTGCCCCCGAGGACGCAAGACGGTTGGGGGAGTTGGGGATAATCGCGTCAGTGCAGCCGGTCCACTCGGATCCGGTTTTGTTCCGTGCGTGGCCGGAGTTGATCGGTGAGCGCTGCCAGAGGGCTTTTGCGTATAGCGAGTTTGTGGATGGAGGGGCGAGGCTTGCAATGGGGACGGATGCGCCTACGGCGGCTCATTTGCCGTTGCCGAATCTGTATAATGCGACGACGAGGCGTTCGGCATTGGAACCAGGCGAGCCAGCCGCTACGAATCCGCGTTTCGGATTAGGGCTGGCGGAGGCTGTCACGGCTGCGACGGAAGGGGCGGCGTATGCGAGATTTGCAGAGGGGTGGACGGGGTGCTTAAGGGAAGGCCGTAGCGCGGATTTTGTGGTGTTAGATATGCAGTGGGAAGCGGAAGAGTTGTTGGAGGGTAAGGTGTGCGAGACTTGGTTCGGAGGGAAGAGGGTATACAGTGTAGAAAGATGAGAGAGCACAATCCTCTTGTCTTATCAATATCTTATGTCTCGTATTTTATCCAACCGTCCTATTCAATCCTTTTGTAACTTCACCAATGGTTCCGCTTTGCCAACACCGTACGTGGCCAGCACAGCTGGATCATCCAATGGCCGGGGAAGATACTTGACTTGTGTCTCTTCAAGCTTCGACAGAGAACCTTGAATGAGCTACGAGAGCTCATAAACTGCTATGAGCTCAGAGTAACATGGATATTGATACCAAACCTCACAAGGTGGTTCGCCATCCCATCAGCCGCACCATGGAGGTTGAACAATGTTGTAATCTGGACTTCTGTAGTTTGATATGCCTAGTCCAGAGAGAATATCCAAAACCGCACTGTAGAGTTTGTGTCTCTTTGGGATAGTAACATTCTCGCCATGTCCGCCCCCGAAGTCTCTATATCCTCTGCCCGGTCCAGGATAGAAAGGATTACTCTATCAAGGTACCTGGAGGCGGTGTTCTAAGCGTGGCCCCAGGGAAATACAAGAACGAAGAGGTCCACACCCGATCCCGGGAAACGCCAAAAACCAGCTGTGGGTGGCAGAAGCCAACGACGGTGGCTTCTGATTCTGCAACGCAAGTTCGGGGAGGTTGCTGGGGCTGAACAAGAATGGGGATATCGCAGTTGACGCGGATAAGCTGGATTCCTGCGAACGGTTCAGGTTCCTGAGCGTTAGGGCCAGGTATCTCTTTTGTGATCTACTACGGCACACAGTAGTATCTTTACAGACCCGCCCAGCGGTTTTCTCTTCAAATCACGACTCATCAGTCCAAAGCTATTGTGCTGCAGATTCATGAAGAGTGAGGTGTGTGGAACTATGCTAGGCTGACTGCTGTGTGCTGACCTTTTATCACTGTTTGCCACTCGAGGCCTTGTTAGTGACAGGTTTCTTGTAAGGCATAGCACATAATACTCAGAAGATCTAGCAGCCAGGCACAAGTGCAATCCCTGTTCTTCACTTCTTTTATCTTCTCTTAGCTTTTTGTCAGTTGGAACAGTATAATTTTGGCTACTCTCATTGACTGTTTGTGGTAGTATATCATATGTTCCTCATTTAGCTAATGAACATGTATGCTTTGATTGGTAAACATATCGAATTGCAAAGCTAGCCTGCACAGTCTTCGACGTGTACTGGACACAAACCTGCTGGTGTCGAGGTCAGGGTCCATGGACAGTACCTTTAACTAACGAGGCCAGTATGGCCAAGCCTGCAAAAGGCTtgtccttcatcatcttccatgCCAAGCCCCCTCTCCCTTTACTACGCTTCCTTCCCATCTTTCCCGACATCAATCGATTTCGttcattcctctcctttcaTGTATGGTTCCCACGACCCTGGCCCCGGCCTCGTACTTTGCCCATTGATTATAAGAAACCCAATCACCCCCAGACACCAGTAGCTCTTCTAGCGCATCCCAGATCGACATGCTAAGCTGACTTGAGCCATTACGGCCATGATGACGAGAGAAGGCATAAGAGGGATTACGAGCGTATCCGGGCACGGAGTATGGTACGCgctggggatggaggattGCCTCGAATAACTCAGAGCCAAGAGCTTACGGCGGGAAGGAAAACCCCTTATGGGGGGGTCTTGTGGGGTGACTATATCTGTTCATCGGACACATATCTCCAGGACTATTGGTTGTTCTTTGTTTTAAAAGGGTGTAGGAAGAGTACATATCCTGAGACTTCAATGGCAGCCAACTAGCATAACTCGTGAGACTGCTAATAGACAGGTTGTCCCAAGTTGCGATTGCAAGGCAG carries:
- a CDS encoding peroxiredoxin family protein: MTRLKAPRNPLAISITDRFILSPISLSSKTYSQDLKMALKPGDKFPDNVVFQYILYAEESSDINACGIPINYNASKEWADKKVVLFSVPGAFTPTCSANHLPGYIKSLPQLKEKGVQIVAVLASNDPYVMSAWGKANQVTGDDILFLSDPQARFSDSIGWATAGRTGRYAIIIDHGKVTYAQIETEKGVVKVSGADAVLAHL
- a CDS encoding Zn(II)2Cys6 transcription factor, giving the protein MPAMEDCTTRTQTSYRRPRRRPAHLRTKTGCLTCRSRKKKCDESGSPCQNCVQRKIECVWPGRRAGLLAHSGGSSVSAESASETECQVVRTQTPSMITLSNGPASYSSVLAPANSQLFHFLQTIFLPQLIHPVTTGAVNELVTRESLRWAFQSPFCMHALLACAAAEIPVNNPQYRRMAELHYIEAVAGLRQSLVPTADSSQWTVVLWTVLMLCIYERSKPHHSQGVDVHLAGAAQLIQLYFQRKTPDASIIETGAWARVFLESFVFHVATSIPFQLTSTRSTTIDSAFALAKSILEVVCRPQISVDATSPVLGVPPKLFQYVYTIARMYERYPDSVDLRQCKELEQDLRRWDTLMAVTATPELLTGPRLYVLCSRILLNRLLNLDNRTDDLVVSELVSQAMVLVTQLQPALDYFAEYYSWPFLVLGTCAEKQSHRQILLSQIQGFWQATNNGTMKRLENMLTAHWTGGESTSKANLWLI
- a CDS encoding type 1 glutamine amidotransferase domain-containing protein codes for the protein MAPKILIVLTSQDKIPSNGHPTGWYLPELAHPWEVLHEKAELVIASPKGGEAPLDPASVKMFENDPVASKFLNEQKSLWTNTVKLSDVLPKVSEFDAIFYVGGHGPMFDLVNDETSIALIEAFSAARKPIAAVCHGPTVLLKAKAPSGVPLLSACTVTGFSNTEEDQAQMSSAMPFMLEDELQKVTGNRYVKADEPWGEKVVVSKAAGSGATVITGQNPASATGVGKEILRALGVA
- a CDS encoding NADH:flavin oxidoreductase/NADH oxidase; translated protein: MGSNAFRSPAVTKSSSTPYYTPANNGGAALHPDDPTTPTLFRPLQIRNVTLKNRIMVSPMCMYSCESDPSSPHVGALTNYHLAHLGHLALKGAGLVFIEATAVQPNGRISPNDSGLWQDGTTSEQFLGLKRVVEFMHAQGAKVGIQLAHAGRKASAVAPWLAAQAGKSSLKADESVGGWPADVVGPSGGEEHIFSPEEDAYWVPRALSTAEVRQVVAAFAKSARLAVQAGVDVIEIHGAHGYLINEFLSPVTNKRTDAYGGSFENRTRIVREVAAAIRAVIPEGMPLFLRISATEWLEGQPVAAESGSWDMQSSLELVKKLPEWGIDLVDVSSAANHKDQKINLHTAYQTDLAGQIRQAIRAAGASTLVGAVGLITDSEQARGLVQGADEATAAEAMLSGPEPKADAILIARQFLREPEWVFSTARKLGVPVTVPVQFGRAI
- a CDS encoding amidohydrolase — translated: MKTIFTNGRIFAPSSNDLNADNAFAESMVIEDDHIVNVGVQDKAPSGDYTIDLNRRIVVPGFIDGHVHILNFGLSLGKLDLMDCTCLEDIQAAIRSFAASHPTAPRLLCRAWIQSTTSGVALASMLDDLDPRPIHIESLDLHSVWCNSAALEEMGISSTRDPPGGTIHRDETGRPSGLLSESAVIDIVWPFLASITTQEEKLEALGRAFTAYTQAGYTGLVDMAMDETTWDVLQLYRQRHDPPLHIAAYWLVPFSQNEETNFSHVDRAIQLHAEFHPTKSPNFCIMGIKLICDGVVDGCTAALSQPYGSLTDPVEPIWPAEMLKAVVQRADQAGLQCAIHAIGDKAVTQAIDVLAEVGTPGRRHRIEHLELAAPEDARRLGELGIIASVQPVHSDPVLFRAWPELIGERCQRAFAYSEFVDGGARLAMGTDAPTAAHLPLPNLYNATTRRSALEPGEPAATNPRFGLGLAEAVTAATEGAAYARFAEGWTGCLREGRSADFVVLDMQWEAEELLEGKVCETWFGGKRVYSVER
- a CDS encoding peroxisomal copper amine oxidase, with the protein product MADPLSADEITTAATLLRQRAHPTALKFNCITLHEPLKAELNAFLSGTGPRPARRAFSIILKTGTPEVSEAIVNLTAKKVESWKNVKNVMPTLTLDDLNIIEHIASKDSRIIEACREIGITDMSRVYYDAWAIGIDERWGFERRLQQALPYYRSSQHDNQYAHPLDFTVVADTETQEILSVDVRRVNGERTPVPLDEHNYLPQFIKDQYRPERLKAIEITQPEGVSFKMNGNEIEWAGLKMHIGFNYREGIVLSNVRIDDPYENRERKLFHRVSVVEMVVPYGCPKPPHHKKHAFDVGEYGSGSMTNSLKLGCDCKGAIQYLDAVLATSTGEATVIENAICIHEEDNGLLYKHTDFRDGNVISARDRKLIISQIITAANYEYAFYHTFTLDGTYKLEVKLTGMLNTYCLHPSEQAAPFGTEIARGLDAQNHQHIFSLRVDPEIDGPGNTVVQSDAVPMADPVGSPANPYGNGFYAKKTPLRTALQGASDYCHETSRGWDIINPSRLNPSTRKPIAYKILNNNCPRLLAKPGSTVYKRAGFARHALWVLPYRDHEIFPAGQYVCQSTGEENHPHNPTIVDWAARNESIENTDIVCYIQFGLTHFPRTEDFPIMPAEPVSVMLRASNFFQKNPALWVPPSDMVKDVSSRNAVEARELMETPRL